One Delphinus delphis chromosome 16, mDelDel1.2, whole genome shotgun sequence genomic window carries:
- the HMX2 gene encoding homeobox protein HMX2 yields the protein MGSKEDAGKGCPAAGGVSSFTIQSILGGGPSEAPREPAGWPARKRSLSVSSEEEEPDEGWKAPACFCPDPHGPKEPGPKHHPPIPFPCLGTPKGSGGAGPASSERTPFLSSHPDFKEDKERLLPAGSPSPGPERPRDGGGAERQAGAAKKKTRTVFSRSQVYQLESTFDMKRYLSSSERACLASSLQLTETQVKTWFQNRRNKWKRQLSAELEAANMAHASAQTLVGMPLVFRDSSLLRVPVPRSLAFPAPLYYPGSNLSALPLYNLYSKLDY from the exons ATGGGAAGCAAGGAAGATGCGGGCAAGGGGTGTCCGGCGGCCGGCGGCGTCTCCAGCTTCACCATTCAGTCCATCTTGGGCGGGGGCCCCTCGGAGGCGCCACGGGAGCCCGCCGGCTGGCCGGCCAGGAAGCGCAGCCTGTCTGTGTCCTCGGAGGAGGAGGAGCCGGACGAAGGCTGGAAGGCACCCGCCTGCTTCTGCCCAGACCCGCACGGTCCCAAGGAGCCCGGCCCCAAGcaccacccccccatcccctttccttGCCTGG GTACCCCCAAGGGCAGCGGAGGCGCGGGGCCGGCGAGCTCGGAGCGCACGCCTTTCCTTTCTTCGCACCCAGACTTTAAGGAAGATAAAGAGAGGCTCTTGCCCGCGGGCTCGCCGTCGCCGGGGCCCGAGCGGCCGCGGGACGGCGGCGGCGCCGAGAGGCAGGCGGGCGCGGCCAAGAAGAAGACGCGCACGGTCTTCTCGCGCAGCCAGGTGTACCAGCTCGAGTCCACCTTCGACATGAAGCGCTACCTGAGCAGCTCGGAGCGCGCCTGCCTTGCCTCCAGCCTGCAGCTCACCGAGACCCAGGTCAAGACTTGGTTCCAGAACCGCCGCAACAAGTGGAAGCGGCAGCTCTCCGCGGAGCTGGAGGCGGCCAACATGGCGCACGCGTCGGCGCAGACTCTGGTGGGAATGCCGCTGGTGTTCCGGGACAGCTCGCTGCTGCGCGTGCCGGTGCCACGCTCGCTCGCCTTCCCCGCGCCGCTCTACTACCCGGGCAGCAACCTCTCGGCCTTACCTCTCTACAACCTCTACAGCAAGCTCGACTACTGA
- the HMX3 gene encoding homeobox protein HMX3: MPEPGPDAPGTASAQPPPPPPPPPAPKESPFSIKNLLNGDHHRSPPKPQPPPRTLFAPASAAAAAAAAAAAAAAKGALEGAAGFALSQVGDLAFPRFEIPAQRFALPAHYLERSPAWWYPYTLTPAGGHLPRPEASEKALLRDSSPTSGTDRDSPEPLLKADPDHKELDSKSPDEIILEESDSEEGKKEGEAAPGAAGANVGAAAATPGAEDWKKGAESPEKKPACRKKKTRTVFSRSQVFQLESTFDMKRYLSSSERAGLAASLHLTETQVKIWFQNRRNKWKRQLAAELEAANLSHAAAQRIVRVPILYHENSAAEGAAAAAAGAPVPVSQPLLTFPHPVYYSHPVVSSVPLLRPV, from the exons ATGCCGGAGCCCGGGCCGGACGCCCCCGGCACCGCTAGCGCGcagcccccgccgccgccgcccccgcctccCGCGCCCAAGGAGTCCCCATTCTCCATCAAGAACCTGCTCAACGGAGACCACCACCGGTCGCCCCCTAAGCCGCAGCCGCCCCCACGGACGCTCTTCGCTCCGgcctcggccgccgccgccgccgccgccgccgccgctgccgctgcgGCCAAGGGGGCCCTGGAGGGCGCCGCGGGCTTCGCGCTCTCGCAGGTGGGCGACCTGGCTTTCCCCCGCTTTGAGATCCCGGCGCAGAGGTTTGCCCTGCCCGCGCACTACCTGGAGCGCTCCCCGGCCTGGTGGTACCCCTACACCCTGACCCCCGCCGGCGGCCACCTCCCACGACCTGAAG ccTCGGAGAAGGCCCTGCTACGAGACTCCTCCCCCACCTCGGGCACCGACCGCGACTCCCCGGAGCCGCTGCTTAAAGCCGACCCGGACCACAAGGAGCTGGACTCCAAGAGCCCGGACGAGATCATTCTGGAGGAGAGCGACTCGGAGGAAGGCAAGAAGGAGGGCGAGGCGGCGCCGGGCGCGGCCGGGGCGAACGTGGGAGCGGCGGCGGCGACGCCGGGCGCCGAGGACTGGAAGAAGGGCGCGGAGAGCCCGGAgaagaagcccgcgtgccgcaagaAGAAGACGCGCACGGTCTTCTCGCGCAGCCAGGTCTTCCAGCTCGAGTCCACCTTCGACATGAAGCGCTACCTGAGCAGCTCGGAGCGCGCCGGCCTGGCCGCGTCGCTGCACCTCACCGAGACGCAGGTCAAGATCTGGTTCCAGAACCGCCGCAACAAGTGGAAGCGGCAGCTGGCAGCCGAGCTGGAGGCGGCCAACCTGAGCCACGCCGCGGCGCAGCGCATCGTACGGGTGCCCATCCTCTATCACGAGAACTCGGCGGCCGAGGGCGCGGCGGCCGCGGCCGCGGGGGCCCCGGTGCCAGTCAGCCAGCCGCTGCTCACCTTCCCGCACCCCGTGTATTACTCTCACCCGGTGGTCTCGTCCGTGCCGCTGCTCCGGCCCGTCTGA